A region of Kribbella sp. NBC_01245 DNA encodes the following proteins:
- a CDS encoding GNAT family N-acetyltransferase produces the protein MLRRATDGDVDTMRILRNQQANLEVSINSHEITAEEHAAWWAKASLDETRRILAYEREGVVAGFVTFFDLELDATPRTGAWGFYLDNEGLAERGETLPAWIGVMKEATGYAFDELGLDELRGEVLEHNTVVRQMNRRFRFVEGEPEIRLADGREITVLPISLHKDNRRKPKGN, from the coding sequence GTGCTGCGCAGGGCCACGGACGGCGATGTCGACACGATGCGAATCCTGCGCAACCAGCAGGCCAACCTCGAAGTCAGCATCAACTCCCATGAGATCACCGCCGAGGAGCACGCCGCCTGGTGGGCGAAGGCGTCGCTCGACGAGACCCGCCGCATCCTGGCGTACGAGCGCGAGGGCGTCGTCGCGGGCTTCGTGACGTTCTTCGACCTGGAGCTGGACGCAACACCCCGGACCGGCGCCTGGGGTTTCTACCTGGACAACGAGGGCCTGGCCGAGCGCGGCGAGACGCTGCCGGCCTGGATCGGGGTCATGAAAGAGGCGACCGGCTACGCGTTCGACGAGCTGGGCCTGGACGAGCTGCGCGGTGAGGTGCTTGAGCACAACACCGTTGTACGACAGATGAACCGGCGGTTCCGGTTCGTCGAGGGGGAGCCGGAGATCCGGCTCGCCGATGGCCGGGAGATCACGGTTCTCCCGATCAGCCTGCACAAGGACAACCGGCGCAAGCCGAAGGGAAACTGA
- the pseI gene encoding pseudaminic acid synthase, translated as MSASQTINFGHVPVGPEHQPLIIAEMSGNHNGDLERALDIVRAMGETGVQALKLQTYTADTITLDVDLPAFRLPADHKLWPDARLYDLYQEAHTPWEWHEPIFALAQELGMLAFSSPFDPTAIDFLEKLNVPAYKVASNEIGDLPLVRGMAETGKPIIISTGSATLIDIDAAVRAARETGNEQIVVLSCTASYPAPPEQSNLRSIPVLRDALGLQIGLSDHTMGIGASIAAVALGATVIEKHVTLSRADGGVDSAFSLEPAEVKALVEGTKIAQLALGEPKVGPKQAEQNVLRFRRSLYVSRDVKAGEKVAADNVRSVRPAGGLAPDAFGSVEGREFRVDAVKGTPLTWDIL; from the coding sequence GTGAGTGCATCGCAGACGATCAACTTCGGCCATGTGCCGGTGGGACCGGAGCACCAGCCGCTGATCATCGCGGAGATGTCCGGCAACCACAACGGTGACCTGGAGCGGGCGCTCGACATCGTTCGCGCGATGGGCGAGACCGGCGTGCAGGCGCTGAAGCTGCAGACCTACACGGCCGACACCATCACGCTGGACGTCGACCTGCCGGCCTTCCGGCTACCCGCCGACCACAAGCTGTGGCCGGACGCGCGGTTGTACGACCTCTACCAGGAGGCGCACACCCCGTGGGAGTGGCACGAGCCGATCTTCGCGCTCGCCCAGGAGCTCGGCATGCTGGCGTTCTCGTCGCCGTTCGACCCGACCGCGATCGACTTCCTGGAGAAGCTGAACGTGCCGGCCTACAAGGTCGCGTCGAACGAGATCGGCGATCTGCCGCTGGTTCGCGGCATGGCCGAGACCGGTAAGCCGATCATCATCTCCACCGGCTCCGCCACGCTGATCGACATCGACGCCGCCGTCCGCGCCGCCCGCGAGACCGGTAACGAGCAGATCGTCGTGCTGTCCTGCACCGCCAGCTACCCGGCGCCGCCGGAGCAGTCCAACCTGCGCTCGATCCCGGTGCTGCGCGACGCGCTCGGCCTGCAGATCGGCCTGTCCGACCACACCATGGGCATCGGCGCCTCGATCGCCGCGGTGGCGCTCGGCGCGACCGTGATCGAGAAGCACGTCACGCTGTCCCGGGCCGACGGCGGCGTCGACTCGGCGTTCTCGCTGGAGCCGGCCGAGGTCAAGGCGCTCGTCGAGGGCACCAAGATCGCGCAGCTGGCACTGGGCGAGCCGAAGGTCGGGCCGAAGCAGGCCGAGCAGAACGTGCTGCGCTTCCGCCGTTCGCTGTACGTCAGCCGCGACGTCAAGGCCGGCGAGAAGGTCGCCGCCGACAACGTCCGGTCCGTGCGTCCGGCCGGCGGCCTGGCACCCGATGCCTTCGGTTCGGTCGAGGGCCGCGAGTTCCGTGTCGACGCGGTGAAGGGGACCCCTCTCACCTGGGACATCCTCTGA
- a CDS encoding glycosyltransferase family 2 protein — protein MTPRLSVVVPFFNVEDYIYDCLDSIARQTYTDFEAILVDDGSQDGSSAIAKEFCETDSRFRVVLQENQGLGPARNTGVRNASGEFLTFVDSDDLVTRHAYEKMVQTLDESGSSFVGGNARRFNNSSGVRQSWVQRLPFAKNQTATHVSEFPALILDRMAWNKVYRRSFWDEYGYEFPAIRYEDYPVTLKAHLDALTVDCIAAPVYYWRERESGESITQQKFKYSNLLDRVNSAEMVIDLMDERVPELRLHLHRHLQHIDLVALMQAFGSAPDEDLQTLVELGQRFVRRLDDEVLTNAPVFEQLQIRALQSADIEMLQAFAQFRIDGGLHDGGRAAHRPGRPWQFEFQYPGLRKRSLPRSLYRVPPAEITLSTSVTEVEWQDTTLVVRGSAQIRHLRLQPGSQLKIWMTVGNNDHPVPVERFETLDSLGEKNLVGYEFKVSPELLAKLPVSGAPVTFIVELRSGRLVRSGELGGQRAGSASWSPGQWVGGGWIQPAPGAKGFFTIKRVANPSCLTSAKVDGDDLVVTGSLPPGVEDPKLSLTRTLSGEDLELDVDVLSSDAKGAEFAARIPLAPIVDDANPDDPFTQRTSRGVKIGPSGAPALLLWTGPEQAVTTVYRDRLVILTRSPGNFINLHESPIRLVADAVDRPSADELVVSGPLDAPEAFTWRRFLEDSDDHVDIPCRLNAADGRWSAGVDLGDLIPDEAVRSTIDPLANLAEWILFAVMADGSAHAVQSEAFLTSRLPLRIDHSGHELVLGPRAGTLHLEVR, from the coding sequence GTGACGCCGCGGTTGAGCGTTGTCGTTCCGTTCTTCAACGTCGAGGACTACATCTACGACTGTCTGGACTCGATCGCCCGCCAGACCTATACCGACTTCGAGGCCATCCTGGTCGACGACGGTTCGCAGGACGGCAGCTCGGCGATCGCCAAGGAGTTCTGCGAGACCGATTCGCGATTCCGCGTGGTGCTGCAGGAGAACCAGGGTCTCGGCCCGGCCCGCAACACCGGCGTGCGCAACGCGAGCGGGGAGTTCCTCACCTTCGTCGACAGCGATGACCTGGTCACCCGGCACGCGTACGAGAAGATGGTGCAGACCCTCGACGAGTCGGGTTCGTCGTTCGTCGGCGGCAACGCGCGTCGCTTCAACAACAGCTCCGGCGTGCGGCAGTCCTGGGTGCAGCGGCTGCCCTTCGCGAAGAACCAGACCGCCACGCACGTCTCCGAATTCCCCGCGCTGATCCTCGACCGGATGGCGTGGAACAAGGTCTATCGCCGGTCCTTCTGGGACGAGTACGGCTACGAGTTCCCCGCCATTCGGTATGAGGACTACCCGGTCACGCTGAAGGCCCATCTGGACGCGCTCACCGTCGACTGCATCGCCGCGCCCGTCTACTACTGGCGCGAGCGCGAGTCCGGCGAATCGATCACGCAGCAGAAGTTCAAGTACTCGAACCTGCTCGACCGGGTCAACTCGGCCGAGATGGTGATCGACCTGATGGACGAGCGGGTGCCCGAGTTGCGCCTGCATCTGCACCGCCATCTGCAGCACATCGACCTGGTCGCGCTGATGCAGGCCTTCGGCTCCGCGCCGGATGAGGACCTCCAGACGCTGGTCGAGCTCGGTCAGCGGTTCGTCCGCCGGCTCGACGACGAGGTGCTGACGAACGCGCCGGTCTTCGAGCAGTTGCAGATCCGGGCGTTGCAGTCGGCCGATATCGAGATGCTGCAGGCGTTCGCGCAGTTCCGGATCGACGGTGGCCTGCACGACGGCGGCCGGGCGGCGCATCGGCCCGGCCGACCCTGGCAGTTCGAATTCCAGTACCCGGGTCTCCGCAAGCGCTCGCTGCCGCGCAGCCTCTACCGGGTGCCGCCCGCGGAGATCACGCTGTCGACGAGCGTGACCGAGGTCGAGTGGCAGGACACGACGCTGGTCGTCCGCGGGTCGGCCCAGATCCGGCACCTGCGGCTCCAGCCGGGCTCGCAGCTGAAAATCTGGATGACCGTCGGCAATAACGATCACCCGGTGCCGGTCGAGCGGTTCGAGACCCTCGACTCGCTCGGCGAGAAGAACCTGGTCGGCTACGAGTTCAAGGTCAGCCCGGAGTTGCTGGCCAAGTTGCCGGTGTCCGGTGCGCCGGTGACGTTCATAGTCGAGCTGCGCTCCGGCCGGCTCGTCCGCTCGGGCGAATTGGGCGGCCAGCGAGCCGGTAGTGCCAGCTGGTCACCGGGTCAGTGGGTCGGCGGCGGCTGGATCCAGCCCGCGCCCGGCGCCAAGGGCTTCTTCACGATCAAGCGGGTGGCCAACCCGAGTTGCCTGACCTCGGCGAAGGTCGACGGCGATGACCTGGTCGTCACCGGTTCGCTGCCGCCGGGCGTCGAGGACCCCAAGCTGAGCCTGACCCGCACGTTGTCCGGCGAAGACCTCGAGCTCGACGTCGACGTACTGTCCAGCGATGCGAAGGGCGCCGAGTTCGCCGCCCGGATCCCGCTGGCCCCGATCGTCGACGACGCGAACCCGGATGACCCGTTCACCCAGCGGACCTCGCGCGGCGTGAAGATCGGCCCGAGTGGTGCGCCCGCGCTGCTGCTCTGGACCGGGCCCGAGCAGGCCGTCACCACTGTCTACCGGGATCGCCTGGTGATTCTGACCAGGTCCCCGGGCAACTTCATCAACCTGCACGAGTCGCCGATTCGGCTGGTGGCCGATGCCGTCGATCGTCCGTCGGCGGACGAACTGGTGGTCTCGGGTCCGCTCGACGCGCCAGAGGCCTTCACCTGGCGGCGGTTCCTCGAGGACTCCGACGATCACGTCGACATCCCGTGCCGGCTGAATGCCGCAGACGGGCGCTGGTCCGCCGGGGTGGATCTGGGCGACCTGATCCCGGACGAGGCCGTGCGGTCCACGATCGACCCCCTGGCGAACCTGGCGGAGTGGATCCTCTTCGCCGTGATGGCCGACGGCAGCGCGCACGCAGTGCAGAGCGAGGCCTTCCTGACCAGCCGGTTGCCGCTGCGGATCGACCACTCGGGGCACGAACTCGTGCTCGGGCCGAGAGCCGGCACGCTGCATTTGGAGGTGCGCTGA
- a CDS encoding glycosyltransferase family 2 protein: MPCYRSAATLPRLVEGLEQILPECTSRFEIVLVVDGSPDNTWQVASELAEKYPEVRALRLARNYGQHNALIAGVRSALYEVVVTMDDDLQHPPDQVPLLLKALTDDVDLVYGVPEEEEHAFLRSLLSRTVKAGMATALDIPSAKSIGAFRAFRTFLRDGFDGLDGPHASVDVALSWSTTKITETKVRLEDRTEGKSNYNFAMLSKHAINMLMGYSTKPLRLVGYLGFLCALLGVVLFGVIIYKFASGATTVAGFTTIASMVALFSGAQMLAIGVLGEYVGRLHSDSMGRPTYVIRQRTDVDAHPDITQDNEQTPPA, encoded by the coding sequence GTGCCATGTTACCGCTCGGCAGCCACCTTGCCGCGTCTTGTCGAGGGGCTCGAGCAGATCCTGCCGGAATGCACCAGCCGTTTCGAGATCGTGCTGGTCGTCGACGGCAGTCCCGACAACACCTGGCAGGTCGCCAGTGAGCTCGCCGAGAAGTACCCCGAGGTCCGCGCCCTGCGCCTCGCCCGGAACTACGGCCAGCACAACGCCCTGATCGCCGGCGTCCGCTCCGCGCTGTACGAGGTGGTCGTCACGATGGACGACGACCTGCAGCACCCGCCGGACCAGGTCCCGCTGCTGCTGAAGGCGCTGACCGACGACGTCGACCTGGTCTACGGCGTGCCCGAGGAGGAGGAGCACGCGTTCCTGCGCAGCCTGCTCTCCCGGACGGTCAAGGCCGGGATGGCGACCGCTCTGGACATCCCGAGCGCGAAGTCGATCGGCGCGTTCCGTGCGTTCCGGACCTTCCTGCGCGACGGGTTCGACGGTCTGGACGGGCCGCACGCCTCGGTCGACGTGGCACTGTCGTGGTCGACCACCAAGATCACCGAGACGAAGGTCCGGCTCGAGGACCGCACCGAGGGCAAGTCGAACTACAACTTCGCGATGTTGTCCAAGCACGCGATCAACATGCTGATGGGCTATTCCACCAAGCCGCTGCGGCTGGTCGGATATCTCGGATTCCTCTGCGCGCTGCTCGGTGTCGTGCTGTTCGGCGTGATCATCTACAAGTTCGCCTCGGGCGCCACCACGGTCGCCGGGTTCACCACGATCGCCTCGATGGTCGCGCTGTTCTCCGGGGCGCAGATGCTGGCCATCGGTGTGCTCGGTGAGTACGTCGGCCGCCTGCACTCGGACTCGATGGGCCGCCCCACGTACGTGATCCGCCAGCGGACCGATGTCGACGCGCATCCCGACATCACCCAGGACAACGAGCAGACGCCGCCCGCGTGA
- a CDS encoding ATP-binding protein has translation MGDYVRRVIDAELDELLPGLTATALEGPRAVGKTVTAARRANSVFALDDPVQRKLLAAEPLRIEAVEPPVLVDEWQLYPGIWDTVRRSVDREQVPGRYLLTGSAAPIQAPMHTGAGRIVSLRMRPMSLAERLVAPPTVSLRRLLDGDNATIDGETTVGLSQYADEIVRSGFPGIRDLPPKVRRAQLDAYINRIVARDFPEQGHQVRKPQTLRAWLAAYAAATATTASYTSILDAATAGGTDKPGKDTTMAYRDVLAQLWLLEPVPAWLPFRNQFTRLGSAPKHHLADPALAARLLGADAGALLDGTAAGSPRVRDGVLLGQLFEALVTLDLQVYAQAAEARLHHLRTRNGDHEVDLIVERADHRIVAVEVKLAQQVEDSDVVHLKWLRDQIGPDLLDAVVITTGPYAYRRPDGIAVVPAALLGP, from the coding sequence GTGGGCGACTACGTTAGGCGTGTTATCGACGCTGAGCTGGATGAACTTCTGCCGGGTCTGACCGCGACAGCTCTGGAGGGCCCGAGAGCTGTAGGAAAAACGGTGACTGCCGCCAGGCGGGCAAACTCCGTATTCGCGCTGGACGATCCGGTCCAACGGAAGTTGCTGGCTGCTGAGCCGCTGCGAATCGAGGCGGTTGAGCCGCCTGTTCTCGTGGACGAATGGCAGCTCTACCCCGGCATCTGGGACACGGTTCGGCGGAGTGTTGACCGTGAACAGGTGCCCGGCCGGTACTTGCTCACGGGGAGCGCGGCCCCGATCCAAGCCCCCATGCATACCGGCGCAGGTCGAATCGTGAGCCTACGCATGAGGCCGATGTCTCTGGCGGAGCGTCTCGTCGCCCCTCCCACGGTGAGTCTGAGGCGTCTTCTGGATGGAGATAACGCGACGATTGACGGTGAGACCACGGTCGGCTTGTCTCAATATGCCGACGAGATCGTGCGGTCAGGCTTTCCAGGCATCCGGGATCTGCCGCCGAAGGTACGCCGTGCGCAGTTGGATGCCTACATCAACCGGATCGTCGCGCGTGACTTTCCTGAACAAGGGCACCAAGTACGGAAGCCGCAGACGCTGCGGGCCTGGCTGGCCGCCTATGCAGCAGCCACCGCGACAACTGCGTCCTACACGTCGATTCTCGACGCCGCGACGGCGGGAGGGACCGACAAGCCGGGAAAAGACACGACAATGGCCTATCGGGACGTGCTCGCCCAGCTTTGGCTGCTTGAGCCGGTGCCGGCCTGGCTGCCATTCCGGAATCAGTTCACCAGGCTGGGGTCGGCACCTAAACACCATCTGGCTGATCCCGCGCTAGCTGCCCGACTGCTCGGCGCGGACGCCGGCGCGTTGCTGGACGGCACGGCTGCGGGTTCCCCTCGGGTTCGAGACGGAGTCCTGCTGGGACAGCTGTTCGAGGCCTTGGTGACCCTCGACCTCCAGGTCTACGCGCAGGCAGCGGAGGCAAGACTTCACCATCTCCGAACCCGCAATGGCGATCACGAGGTCGACCTGATCGTCGAACGCGCGGATCACCGGATCGTGGCGGTCGAAGTCAAGCTGGCACAGCAGGTGGAGGACTCAGATGTCGTTCATCTGAAGTGGCTGCGGGACCAGATCGGGCCCGATCTGCTGGATGCCGTGGTCATCACGACCGGGCCGTACGCGTATCGGCGACCTGACGGGATCGCAGTGGTTCCGGCCGCGTTGCTTGGGCCTTAG
- a CDS encoding GtrA family protein, translating to MSELGAKVIGDHRVRYLFVGAGTNVLYFGLFWLGWHLLEGTVSYLVVTAATNLSTALIVYPVYRTFVFGRSDQTWLRGFWKFYTVYLVGLVTALVGLPFLIEVVGVPVLLATLIMLAIQPVVSYLLHRFWTFA from the coding sequence GTGAGCGAGCTGGGCGCCAAGGTCATCGGTGATCACCGCGTCCGTTATCTGTTTGTCGGGGCCGGGACAAATGTCTTGTACTTCGGTCTGTTCTGGCTTGGCTGGCACCTGCTCGAAGGCACGGTGTCCTACCTCGTGGTGACGGCGGCCACCAACCTGTCGACAGCGCTGATCGTCTACCCGGTCTACCGGACGTTCGTGTTCGGCCGATCGGACCAGACGTGGCTGCGGGGGTTCTGGAAGTTCTACACGGTCTATCTGGTGGGTCTGGTGACCGCGTTGGTGGGCTTGCCATTCCTGATCGAGGTGGTCGGAGTGCCGGTGCTGCTGGCAACCCTCATCATGCTGGCCATCCAGCCTGTGGTGTCTTACCTCTTGCACAGGTTCTGGACCTTCGCCTAG
- a CDS encoding class I SAM-dependent methyltransferase — protein sequence MSDYRYLLFPGRHHVLTRFQASYLREQLATRLTPDAMVIWAVTSANHHTTKRNPVPFNRREAAIERFSVLEDVPSLVIPVVDTPPTEDFAEVTVKAVTAGTDDRITPSPADTLVACSTPEVSALYEKLGFEVVGIELDSAQKPLRPWDILLMVASGNNEWREEAHPATVDVFDRYRLDLQIVACVNDPVVGDDGGLTTTRDYKTYAEAFETAADRKWLQIKDFVRPGRILDIGCATGATLELVDRDPRFHESDLIGVEVARHLFAECEHKKAQGLFTNPNVFFYQRNMLGSTVFSPRSIDTTLTLALTHEIWSYAAESRPATVARFAAGLFAHTAPNGVWINSDVCGPSEPDRKVALTLDDSDGSNPAETADLTGMTGPAAADVVGRLSTRARFVQFARDFRRNADVPFAYSERPDGSFVLRLADAMDFLTRKDYVDNWLSETHEQFCGLTFDAWCDVARTAGFTIDPASTAWRNDWIIDNRIAPVAAIANPLNASPLPWPTTHQLLVARRPA from the coding sequence GTGAGCGACTACCGCTACCTGCTGTTCCCTGGCCGGCACCACGTGCTGACCAGGTTCCAGGCGTCGTACCTGCGTGAGCAGTTGGCCACCCGGCTGACCCCCGACGCGATGGTGATCTGGGCCGTCACCTCGGCGAACCACCACACCACCAAGCGAAACCCGGTGCCGTTCAACCGGCGCGAGGCCGCGATCGAGCGGTTCAGCGTGCTGGAGGACGTGCCCTCGCTGGTGATTCCGGTGGTGGACACGCCGCCGACCGAGGACTTCGCCGAGGTCACGGTCAAGGCTGTGACCGCGGGCACCGACGATCGGATCACGCCTTCACCGGCCGACACCTTGGTGGCCTGCTCGACACCCGAAGTGTCCGCGCTGTACGAGAAGCTCGGCTTCGAGGTCGTCGGCATCGAGCTGGACTCGGCCCAGAAGCCCTTGCGTCCTTGGGATATTCTGCTCATGGTTGCCTCAGGCAACAACGAGTGGCGCGAGGAGGCCCATCCCGCCACGGTGGACGTCTTCGACCGCTACCGACTGGACCTGCAGATCGTTGCCTGCGTCAATGACCCGGTCGTCGGCGATGACGGCGGTCTCACCACCACGCGCGATTACAAGACGTACGCCGAAGCCTTCGAGACCGCGGCCGACCGGAAATGGCTGCAGATCAAGGACTTCGTCCGCCCTGGGCGCATTCTCGATATCGGTTGTGCGACCGGTGCGACGCTGGAGCTGGTCGATCGGGATCCGCGGTTCCACGAGTCGGACCTGATCGGCGTCGAGGTGGCCCGGCATCTGTTCGCCGAGTGCGAGCACAAGAAGGCCCAGGGCCTCTTCACCAACCCGAACGTCTTCTTCTACCAGCGCAACATGCTCGGCTCGACCGTCTTCAGCCCGCGCTCGATCGACACCACCCTGACGCTCGCACTCACCCACGAGATCTGGTCGTACGCCGCGGAGTCCCGCCCGGCGACAGTGGCACGGTTCGCCGCGGGTCTGTTCGCGCACACCGCGCCGAACGGGGTCTGGATCAACTCGGACGTCTGCGGGCCGTCGGAGCCGGACCGCAAGGTCGCGCTCACCCTCGACGACAGCGACGGGTCCAACCCGGCCGAAACCGCCGACCTGACCGGGATGACCGGGCCCGCCGCGGCCGACGTGGTGGGCCGGCTGTCGACGCGGGCGCGATTCGTCCAGTTCGCCCGGGATTTCCGCCGCAACGCCGACGTACCGTTCGCCTACTCCGAGCGGCCCGACGGGTCCTTCGTATTGCGTTTGGCCGATGCGATGGACTTCCTCACTCGCAAGGATTACGTCGACAACTGGCTGTCCGAGACGCACGAGCAGTTCTGCGGTCTCACCTTCGACGCCTGGTGCGACGTAGCCCGGACCGCGGGCTTCACCATCGACCCGGCATCGACGGCCTGGCGCAACGACTGGATCATCGACAACCGCATCGCCCCAGTCGCCGCCATCGCCAACCCCCTGAACGCCTCCCCGCTCCCCTGGCCGACCACCCACCAACTCCTAGTAGCCCGCCGCCCCGCCTAA
- a CDS encoding glycoside hydrolase family 10 protein, with translation MRRLIATLGLTLVAALLPIPAGASVVADPSGCTANPATPKRQFRASWIASVVNIDWPSRSGLSADVQKAELAGWLDDAVRQNHNAVVLQVRPTADAFWPSTIEPWSRYLTGAQGGDPGYDPLAFAVAEAHKRNLELHAWFNPYRLSMGTNINDLVPSHPARQHPDWVVTYGGKLYYNPGIPAARKLVESAIMDAVSRYDIDGVHFDDYFYPYPVAGQTFADAATYAEHGAGFPTIAEWRRNNINLLISELQQLIKTRKPWVKFGVSPFAVWRNAGTDPLGSPTTAGVQTYDDLYADTRRWVREGWIDYIVPQVYWAQGFAPADYSKLVPWWAEQVRGTNVHLYIGQATYKVGTSTQSPDWADPKELSDHLAFNAGIPEVKGDIYFSAKDVRADRLGATTLLNQTWYTRPALIPAMPALDSTAPRPVRVLRASRQADGVRLTWQPGSTDTTSYAVYRRAILGGDHCPDNDARNLLTTLRGTTFTDTTATPGTHYLYFVTALDRTANESHPIPAFSG, from the coding sequence ATGCGACGCCTCATCGCGACCCTCGGCCTGACCCTGGTGGCCGCCCTGCTGCCCATCCCCGCCGGCGCTTCGGTTGTGGCTGACCCGAGCGGCTGTACGGCGAACCCGGCGACGCCCAAGCGGCAGTTCCGGGCGAGCTGGATCGCCTCGGTGGTGAACATCGACTGGCCATCCCGCTCGGGCCTGAGCGCCGACGTGCAGAAGGCCGAACTGGCCGGCTGGCTCGACGACGCCGTCCGGCAGAACCACAATGCGGTCGTGCTGCAGGTCCGCCCGACGGCCGACGCGTTCTGGCCGTCGACGATCGAGCCGTGGTCGCGCTACCTGACCGGAGCCCAGGGCGGCGATCCCGGCTACGACCCGCTGGCGTTCGCGGTCGCCGAGGCGCACAAGCGCAATCTCGAGCTGCATGCCTGGTTCAACCCCTATCGGCTCTCCATGGGAACGAACATCAACGACCTGGTGCCGTCGCACCCCGCCCGGCAGCACCCGGACTGGGTCGTCACGTATGGCGGCAAGCTCTACTACAACCCCGGCATTCCCGCGGCGCGGAAGCTGGTCGAGTCCGCGATCATGGACGCGGTCTCCCGGTACGACATCGACGGCGTGCATTTCGACGACTACTTCTACCCCTACCCGGTGGCAGGTCAGACCTTCGCGGACGCGGCGACGTATGCCGAGCATGGCGCGGGCTTCCCGACCATCGCCGAGTGGCGGCGGAACAACATCAATCTCCTCATTTCCGAACTCCAGCAGCTCATTAAGACGCGCAAACCCTGGGTGAAGTTCGGCGTCTCACCGTTTGCGGTTTGGCGTAACGCGGGGACGGATCCGCTCGGCTCGCCGACGACGGCGGGTGTGCAGACGTACGACGACCTGTACGCCGACACGCGTCGTTGGGTTCGCGAGGGCTGGATCGACTACATCGTTCCGCAGGTCTACTGGGCGCAGGGGTTCGCGCCGGCCGACTACAGCAAGCTGGTGCCGTGGTGGGCCGAGCAGGTGCGTGGGACGAACGTGCACCTCTACATCGGCCAGGCCACTTACAAGGTCGGTACGTCGACGCAGTCCCCGGACTGGGCCGATCCGAAGGAACTAAGCGACCACCTCGCCTTCAACGCGGGTATCCCTGAAGTGAAGGGCGACATCTACTTCTCCGCCAAAGACGTACGCGCGGACCGCCTCGGCGCTACCACCTTGCTCAACCAGACCTGGTACACCCGGCCGGCCCTGATCCCGGCCATGCCCGCACTCGACTCCACGGCGCCCCGGCCCGTCCGGGTCTTACGAGCCTCACGTCAGGCCGACGGCGTACGCCTGACCTGGCAGCCCGGCTCAACCGACACCACGTCGTACGCCGTCTACCGCCGCGCCATCCTCGGCGGCGACCACTGCCCCGACAACGACGCCCGCAACCTCCTCACCACCCTCCGCGGCACCACCTTCACGGACACGACCGCGACCCCGGGCACCCACTACCTCTACTTCGTCACAGCCCTAGACCGCACTGCCAACGAAAGCCACCCCATCCCAGCCTTCTCCGGCTAA
- a CDS encoding GNAT family N-acetyltransferase: MGWFEAVEAGEMLVATSPYETGRFGVSVDRVTVSAAAGTALPEVLGAVKSSQADVVVLRYPAREVAWFAELAALPERRAILADSLVYWRLAVGAGNRPEPLSGFRAGVEREIDDVLVDDLVGDIFGDYGNHYCANPLFDRAAALAGYQEWARRSIATAGAVTLRGPDHRVLGLATVDHQPPVTEIELAGVVPSEQGRGRYGHLLAALEDAAATAGSTRLVISTQGHNTGVQRAWARYGFEPVHTLLTVHLMTV; this comes from the coding sequence ATGGGCTGGTTCGAGGCCGTCGAGGCCGGGGAAATGCTGGTGGCCACTTCGCCGTATGAGACCGGCCGTTTCGGTGTCTCCGTCGACCGGGTCACCGTTTCCGCCGCAGCCGGTACGGCGCTGCCGGAGGTCCTCGGGGCGGTCAAGTCGTCCCAGGCCGATGTGGTGGTGCTGCGCTACCCGGCGCGAGAGGTCGCGTGGTTCGCGGAGCTGGCGGCGCTGCCGGAGCGACGCGCCATCCTGGCCGACAGCCTCGTCTACTGGCGACTGGCCGTGGGTGCCGGCAACAGGCCCGAGCCGTTGTCCGGTTTTCGTGCGGGCGTCGAACGCGAGATCGACGACGTACTGGTGGATGACCTGGTCGGCGACATCTTCGGCGACTACGGCAATCACTACTGCGCGAATCCGTTGTTCGATCGTGCGGCCGCGTTGGCCGGCTACCAGGAGTGGGCGCGGCGCAGTATCGCGACCGCCGGTGCTGTCACGTTGCGCGGGCCTGATCATCGTGTGCTCGGCCTGGCCACTGTCGATCACCAGCCACCGGTGACCGAGATCGAGCTCGCCGGAGTGGTCCCGTCCGAGCAAGGCCGAGGGCGCTACGGACATCTGCTCGCGGCTCTAGAGGATGCTGCCGCAACAGCCGGATCCACCCGTTTGGTGATCTCCACCCAAGGTCATAACACCGGCGTGCAACGGGCCTGGGCACGCTATGGCTTCGAGCCTGTGCACACCCTCTTGACAGTGCACTTGATGACCGTCTAG